CCGGCGGCCATGCCGCAGGCAGGCCGAACGCGACCTGAGCGACGCCGAGTACAGCCTGGCTGGCAGGCGCTATAACCTCGCATGTTTTCTTCGCCAGCAGGCGGCTGAGAAGGCATTGAAGGCCTTTCTCTACGCCCGGGGGGCCGAACAGGTGCTCGGTCACTCTGTGGCGGATCTCGTCAGGGAATGCGGGAACCTGGACA
This sequence is a window from Candidatus Rokuibacteriota bacterium. Protein-coding genes within it:
- a CDS encoding HEPN domain-containing protein; the protein is MRARSACTGAPAEAPVVRAEGRRPCRRQAERDLSDAEYSLAGRRYNLACFLRQQAAEKALKAFLYARGAEQVLGHSVADLVRECGNLD